From one Coffea eugenioides isolate CCC68of chromosome 11, Ceug_1.0, whole genome shotgun sequence genomic stretch:
- the LOC113752997 gene encoding uncharacterized protein LOC113752997 encodes MQILALIVVFFAFCDSLQRGMSKRPSLSESEVRAGCPPRGWNSYDSFCWTISEEEFLQNAELVAQRLHSHGYEYVVVDYLWYRRKVKGASVDSLGFDVIDEWGRMIPDPERWPSSKEGKGFTQTANRVHDLGLKFGIHVMRGISTQAFNANTPILDINTGKAYEESGRKWYAKDIGIKALSCQWMRNGFMSVDTKLGAGRAFLRSLYHQYAAWGVDFVKHDCVFGNDLSIDEISFVSKVLSEINRPILYSLSPGTSVTPSMARDVSSLVNMYRITGDDWDTWGDVASHFDVSRDFAAANMIGANGLKGKSWPDLDMLPLGWLTVAGANDGPHRKCNLNLDEQRTQMTLWSMAKSPLMFGGDMRNLDETTFSLITNPTLMEINSFSSNNMEFPHITGAKYFKLGRYNLTSRPENYGVRHASEDLFMGLSSCKDKHAKGWSVKANGDDLEKVCWKENSKSEHQASFCLYKEKLLLEVDEETEDKRSHGKFRLLAIEGTDFCLGASASRKLSSKEFSRGSFSPCRLDANQMWDLKHNGTLANGYSGLCASMKRNQADAGTGGTRSWLATGRRGEIYLAFFNLNSDKTVISTTISDIAKALPGGNLIHTSCTCTELWTGRNFGVVTSSISMVVQPHGSSLFTLNCT; translated from the exons ATGCAGATTTTAGCTCTGATTGTTGTGTTTTTCGCCTTCTGTGATTCCCTTCAAAG GGGAATGTCAAAGAGACCATCTCTGAGTGAATCGGAAGTGCGAGCTGGCTGCCCCCCGAGAGGCTGGAATTCCTATGACTCCTTTTGTTGGACCATCTCCGAGGAAGAATTTCTCCAAAATGCGGAACTTGTTGCTCAGCGATTGCATTCTCATGGATATGAG TATGTTGTGGTGGATTATCTTTGGTATAGAAGGAAAGTGAAAGGTGCTTCTGTTGATTCTCTTGGATTTGATGTAATTGATGAGTGGGGAAGGATGATCCCTGACCCAGAAAGATGGCCTTCCTCCAAAGAAGGGAAAGGGTTCACACAGACAGCCAACAGAGTTCATGACCTGGGATTGAAGTTCGGGATCCATGTCATGAGAGGCATAAGTACACAGGCATTCAACGCCAACACCCCTATTTTGGATATTAATACG GGCAAGGCTTACGAAGAGTCAGGCCGAAAGTGGTATGCAAAAGATATAGGCATTAAAGCGTTGAGTTGTCAATGGATGCGCAATGGTTTCATGAGCGTAGATACAAAGTTGGGAGCTGGAAGAGCATTTCTCAGGTCACTGTACCATCAGTATGCAGCATGGGGTGTTGATTTTG TGAAACATGATTGTGTGTTTGGTAATGATTTAAGCATCGATGAGATAAGTTTTGTTTCAAAG GTTTTGAGTGAAATTAATCGCCCCATCCTATATTCGTTATCTCCCGGAACTAGTGTAACACCAAGCATGGCAAGGGATGTCAGCAGCCTAGTCAACATGTATAGGATAACTGGGGATGACTGGGATACATGGGGAGATGTTGCATCCCATTTTGATGTTTCACG GGATTTTGCAGCTGCTAATATGATAGGAGCCAATGGTCTGAAGGGAAAGTCATGGCCGGATTTGGATATGCTACCTTTGGGTTGGCTAACTGTTGCAG GTGCAAATGATGGTCCACACAGGAAATGCAATCTAAATCTTGATGAGCAAAGAACTCAG ATGACACTATGGTCCATGGCGAAATCTCCTCTCATGTTTGGAGGAGACATGAGAAATCTAGATGAAACCACATTCAGCCTCATCACAAACCCTACTTTAATGGAGATTAACTCTTTTAGCTCAAATAATATGGAG TTTCCACATATAACAGGTGCAAAATACTTTAAATTAGGACGATATAATCTCACCAGCCGGCCAGAAAATTATGGAGTTAGGCATGCCTCAGAGGACCTCTTTATGGGCCTAAGTAGCTGCAAGGACAAGCATGCTAAAGGTTGGTCAGTTAAAGCAAATGGTGATGATCTTGAGAAAGTTTGCTGGAAAGAGAACTCAAAAAGCGAACATCAGGCATCTTTCTGCCTATACAAGGAAAAATTGCTTTTGGAAGT AGATGAAGAAACAGAAGACAAAAGAAGTCATGGTAAATTCCGTTTATTAGCAATAGAAGGAACAGATTTCTGCCTTGGTGCATCTGCAAGTCGAAAACTTAGCTCAAAGGAGTTCAGCAGAGGCTCATTTTCGCCTTGCCGGTTGGATGCCAATCAG ATGTGGGACTTGAAGCACAACGGAACCCTGGCAAATGGTTACTCGGGTCTCTGTGCGTCAATGAAAAGAAACCAAG CTGATGCAGGAACAGGGGGGACTCGTTCTTGGCTTGCAACTGGAAGGAGAG GAGAAATATATCTTGcgttttttaatttaaattcaGATAAGACAGTAATCTCGACAACGATATCTGACATAGCCAAGGCACTTCCTGGTGGAAATCTTATTCATACTTCATGCACTTGCACGGAGCTGTGGACGGGGAGAAATTTTGGAGTTGTAACAAGCTCAATATCTATGGTTGTACAGCCGCATGGCAGTTCACTTTTTACCTTGAACTGCACCTAA